A window of Ictidomys tridecemlineatus isolate mIctTri1 chromosome 15, mIctTri1.hap1, whole genome shotgun sequence contains these coding sequences:
- the LOC144370738 gene encoding uncharacterized protein LOC144370738 encodes MGGIAVVDEMEGVVAAVNDIVVKDEMKRMSDTLEPLASSGTILILSKEQVEKLEEYFLKDPFPSHSTLVALDSHLDLEEKHMQDWFSVERKITHKRGYHLYARGYHPYAGPFHRPSHSSCTHSSSAGPSSSKFCCLCPSCKDNHSPSSRRPRRFSIQVQACGKLQGGSQQSSWPLRGVEKELEATLKRLSTVATEVCDLEDTDKSGPGDF; translated from the exons ATGGGTGGCATCGCTGTTGTGGATGAGATGGAAGGAGTGGTCGCTGCCGTGAATGACATCGTTGTCAAGGATGAGATGAAAAGAATGAGCGATACACTGG aGCCTTTGGCATCGAGTGGGACTATTTTGATCCTCAGCAAGGAGCAGGTGGAGAAGCTGGAGGAGTACTTCCTGAAGGACCCCTTTCCATCCCACAGTACCCTGGTGGCCCTGGACTCCCACCTTGACCTTGAGGAGAAACACATGCAG GATTGGTTTAGTGTGGAACGTAAGATAACTCATAAACGAGGCTATCATCTGTATGCACGAGGCTATCATCCATATGCAGGACCCTTCCATCGGCCCTCACACTCATCCTGCACCCACTCATCCTCGGCAGGCCCATCCTCGTCCAAATTCTGTTGTTTATGCCCATCCTGCAAAGATAACCACTCTCCCAGCTCCAGGAGACCCAGAAGGTTCTCTATTCAGGTCCAGGCTTGTGGGAAACTCCAGGGCGGTTCCCAGCAGAGTTCCTGGCCCCTGAGGGGAGTGGAAAAGGAACTAGAAGCCACCTTGAAGAGACTCTCTACTGTAGCAACCGAGGTCTGTGACCTTGAAGACACAGACAAATCAGGTCCAGGGGATTTCTGA